tgttgatgagccTTTCTTGAAATGATAATCCTAACGGCCCTATCATGCTGTAGTTGTACTCCACACAGAGGTATTTAGTCGCGCCATAACTGTTCTCTTATACTCCTGACGCCCAGAAAGCCAAGCTTTTTTGTAACGTTAGCTAGATGCTCTGTAAATTTACTAGCAAAACATAGCACTCATCGGTTAAATCTAAGAATCTCCATGAACTGCCTTGCCACATCCGCGCCAGCATTGGGATCGGGATCTTCATCCATTTGCTGCCCATTTCCATCCTGGTTCCTTTTCTGGTTAGCATTCTGGTTGTTTTCCTGCTTCAGTTTCCGCAGCTGCTCCTTGACCTCCTTCCCTACATCGGGCACAAGAATGGCCTCTCTAGCTCCTTCAAACCCCAGTTTCGCCCAGAACTCCCTAATCAAAGATGCAGTGGCGGCATACTCCACATCGATATCTGATTCCTCCACGGCATCGGGAAACGCCATATCAATACCAgaatcatcgtcctcgtcattttCTCCCTGGCCCCATGTATAGGGACTAGATGCCTTTGctctcttctgcctcctTGACTGATACAGTCCTGATAGCGTGGTAACCAGAGACGGACCCCGCCATTCTATTTCTACCACTGTTCCTCGTACCCGCACAGCAGGTTGTGTTTGTCGTACATCGCCGACGCGAACGCGGAAGTCGCCGATTTCATAGACCATGCCGTTTGGCACAGCAGTTGTGTGCCTGGGGCACCAGAAGGGTTGGCAGGCGTGTACGAAATGCTGATATAAGGCGTTGGTTGACGGAAGCGGGACGGTTGTCATAACCATTGGTGTTGTAACATGTGCAGGCTGTGAGGATTGCGAGCTCGATGGGGTAGGAGTCGCTGTCACTGTTGCTGAGCCATGACCCGCCCCATCTGGGGGCTGTGAAGCGTATACGAATCCATGGGTGGGATAATGTGTCAGAGAAAGAAACTGCATATATTTTGGAGCCGTGGGTCTTTGAGTTCCTGATGGTGGTATACACGAGGGAGTGTCTCGCATGAGCTTGTGCTCGAGGGCCCAGCGTGCGACAGGCGTTGACTCATCAGCGAATTGAGAGCTAATGCGCTCTGTTATTGTGGCCAGGGCCGTGGAGGCATTTGGATTTGAGGGGATGAAAAAGACTCTGTCGTTTGTTAGCTCTGATCTGGTAGTGACTGTATGGCGTTGGTCTATACCCTGTGAGAGGCATGTTGTAGCCCGCGCCGGAAAAGATTCTTATATGCCAGTCAGGCTAGGAAGCGAATTTCTGAGTAAGCAAGACCTGGTGATAACAGGTGCACTCCTCAATGTATAAGGGTTGATTACAGTTAATGCAAGATATAGCTTAACATTCACACCAAGCTAAATCTACGACACTGTTTGTTAACCCAGAGGAGCACAAATGTTCAGGTAAATTAAAAGACCGACCTCGAGAGAGAGAAATATCCAACTACAGTGAGGTACCAGATAGATAAAGTTGCACTAAACTATAGATTTGAGAGGATTGTACTTGCTGGTATAAGGTAGGAAGAGCCCGTGTAGATTCATGATGCAGTCAGATTGGTGTTGCAGCTGTGAATCGTTGCCTGAGGCTAAAGTACAAACCAGACAAACATTCCGGGAGGCGTCCGTGAGTTGAGAGGTTCCATTTGTTATGGCCCACTTCTGGGGTCAATGCAATTCCCGTTCAGTTCCCACCTCCAGAGTGCCATCAAGTTTAGCTGTCCCTTGACCGTTCAATCACTCTTCGCCAATTCAAACCATCTTAATTGTGGATCAAAACCTATCAATGTTTTCACACTGAGCTCGAGCCTCAACCTCAGGAGAAACCCTTGTCAACATCGCCAAGACGCGGGAAGTTGGAAGGCTGAGCGGCGCCCCAAATTAAGAATAgaagcgatggagaagattCGCTCTGGACCGCTTGTCTTGATTAGTGTCTCAGGTCCCAGGGACCACAGCTTACGCAACGCTCGGTAGATCTATTTCAGGGCTCTGTGATCTCCTCCCACCTCCGACATTCCAGACTCGCCCAAGAAGCCAGGGCTCAGGCAGCCGGCGCACTAACAATTATGGAAAGGGTACTTGGTAGCTTCACCCAGGGCCCGAATTATCCCTGCGCTAGGCTTTTTGGAATCGGAAATTCATGAGTTCGATGGAGGCAAACACGTTGCCATCATCGCTCATCGACACAGCCAGCTTCCAAGCTTCCAAGAGTGGAATCAGCGGCGATCATCTCCCTTGAACGGCATGACATTGGTGCAGTGGCCAGTGACTGATCATTGATCCTACGTATCTTGACTGGCCTATTTCTCCATAGTCGAACACCCCTTGAGAGACTGGGAATCCCCCTCGGCCGGAGGCTTCAATTCTTCACATATTTCCTAAGCTGAGGGCCTGAAGCACCTGGTATTCGCGTACCAAATCTACACTCATTCAATGTTGCTACTTGGTTAATGATCAATTTAGCTCAAGCTGTAAACAGCTGTTCACTCCTTCAATGCAATTGACGTCTATCATTTTCACTCTACCTCAAAAGCCATGTTTTTAATAAGGAAAAGCTATGCCTTGCCTGCATTCTTTCTTaccttttttatatatctctttttCAATTCCTTACCGCCAGGCGCGGAAATAGCCTATACTGAACACCATCCACAACATCCACACGAAAGCGTCACCAAGCCTCCAAAAGACGACAATAGTATACGTTGGACCAAAAATGAAGAACAGTATCCGATTTCCGATTATTTTCCCCTGCCAACCGCCTCCCCATCTCCGATCCCTCAAATCCAGTACAACTTCCCTTCGGAATCATGGTTCACTCGCATGTTGCGGAAGCGGAAGCAGAGCGCGGTAAAGAAAGCGTTTGAGCATGCATGGGATGGGTACAAGGACAATGCCTGGATGCGGGATGAACTATCGCCTTTGAGCGGGGGATACAGGACCTCTTTTGCCGGCTGGGCAGCTACACTGGTCGATTCTCTTGATTCGCTGGTTATCATGGGCCTTATGGATGAGTTTGAGGAAGCGTTGCATGCACTTGAGCATATCGACTTCTCAACAACTGAATCAGTTCAAATCAATGTCTTTGAGACTAACATCCGATATCTCGGAGGTATTCTTGGTGCCAATGATCTTACACACGGCAAGTATCCGATACTTCTGCAGAAGGCGACTGAGGTCGCCGACTTTCTCTACGGTTCTTTTGATACCAAGAACAGAATGCCCCAATCTCGATGGGAGTGGACGAGGTGGGAATATACAATCCCCGACTATGTCACCGATGTGAACTAGACAATTCAATATTGACTCTCCATAGATCCGCATCCGGGTTGGACGTATATCCAAGCCCAAACACAGTGCTCGCAGAACTCGGCTCTCTGAACCTAGAATTTACGCGGATGTCACAATTGACCGgggataataaatatttcgACGCGATCCAACGGATTACGGATAGCCTAGAATCGGCCCAAAATAACACTGAGGTGCCTGGTTTATGGCCAATGATGGTGGATGCCCGCTCGATGCGGTTTAGTGACCCTCGATACACCGTCGGTGCAATGGCAGATTCAACATATGAGTACCTTCCCAAGGAGCACATGCTTCTTGGAGCCCAGACACAACAATATCAACGAATGTACGAGACCGCAATTACGCCGATCAAGGAGCGACTTCTGTTTCGGCCCATGACCAAGGACGGAAAAGATATTCTATTCTCAGGGAACATTTACGCCTCATCAAAGTCCGACACGAAAAAGATTGACCCGCAAGTGGAACATCTCAAATGTTATCTTGGAGGCACAGTGGGAATTGGAGCGAAAATATTCAATCGTTCTGAAGAGCTGTCCGTTGCCCGGAAGTTGACCGATGGCTGCATCTGGGCGTACGACATCATGCCGTCCGGAATCATGCCTGAAACCATGTACGTCAGTGCCTGCGAAGACGCAGAGAATTGTCCATGGGACGAAGGTAAGTGGTATCAAGGCGTGCGGTCTCGTCCGCCTAAGCATGCCAACATTGCGGAAACCGATGCGGCAGCTATAGCCCTTATTGAGGAGCTCCAGCTATATCCAGGTGTCACGCAAGTCGCGGATGCACGTTATATGTTGAGGTAAGCGGTTCTAAGAAATCGATCATTTTCAGACTTAGCTGACATGGCTGCTGAAGGCCCGAGGCGATTGAGTCTGTGTTCATACTCTACCGCATCACAGGCGACAAGAAATACCAGGATGATGCATGGCGCATGTTCAAACACATTGAGAAGACTACTCGAACGAAGTACGCCCATGCAGCCATTGACGAtgtgaagaagacgaggccgGCTCAAATGGACTTTATGGAGAGCTTCTGGCTAGCGGAAACGCTGAAGTacttttatcttattttctCGGAGCCAGATCTCGTCAGTCTGGATGAATACGTGCTGTAAGTGCTTATGAAATCACCCTCTGTTGAAGTCACAAACACTAATGTGCTGACGACATATAGAAATACAGAAGCACATCCTTTTAGGCGCCCGTCATAATAAATAGCCTTGTTTCTTATAGCGATCTAAATTTGTGAACAGGCGTTATGTATGGACTA
Above is a window of Aspergillus puulaauensis MK2 DNA, chromosome 2, nearly complete sequence DNA encoding:
- a CDS encoding uncharacterized protein (COG:S;~EggNog:ENOG410PWNC;~InterPro:IPR013921;~PFAM:PF08612;~go_component: GO:0016592 - mediator complex [Evidence IEA];~go_function: GO:0003712 - transcription coregulator activity [Evidence IEA];~go_process: GO:0006357 - regulation of transcription by RNA polymerase II [Evidence IEA]), which produces MPLTGVFFIPSNPNASTALATITERISSQFADESTPVARWALEHKLMRDTPSCIPPSGTQRPTAPKYMQFLSLTHYPTHGFVYASQPPDGAGHGSATVTATPTPSSSQSSQPAHVTTPMVMTTVPLPSTNALYQHFVHACQPFWCPRHTTAVPNGMVYEIGDFRVRVGDVRQTQPAVRVRGTVVEIEWRGPSLVTTLSGLYQSRRQKRAKASSPYTWGQGENDEDDDSGIDMAFPDAVEESDIDVEYAATASLIREFWAKLGFEGAREAILVPDVGKEVKEQLRKLKQENNQNANQKRNQDGNGQQMDEDPDPNAGADVARQFMEILRFNR
- a CDS encoding glycoside hydrolase family 47 protein (CAZy:GH47;~COG:G;~EggNog:ENOG410PG1N;~InterPro:IPR036026,IPR012341,IPR001382;~PFAM:PF01532;~TransMembrane:1 (i7-23o);~go_component: GO:0016020 - membrane [Evidence IEA];~go_function: GO:0004571 - mannosyl-oligosaccharide 1,2-alpha-mannosidase activity [Evidence IEA];~go_function: GO:0005509 - calcium ion binding [Evidence IEA];~go_process: GO:0005975 - carbohydrate metabolic process [Evidence IEA]), encoding MFLIRKSYALPAFFLTFFIYLFFNSLPPGAEIAYTEHHPQHPHESVTKPPKDDNSIRWTKNEEQYPISDYFPLPTASPSPIPQIQYNFPSESWFTRMLRKRKQSAVKKAFEHAWDGYKDNAWMRDELSPLSGGYRTSFAGWAATLVDSLDSLVIMGLMDEFEEALHALEHIDFSTTESVQINVFETNIRYLGGILGANDLTHGKYPILLQKATEVADFLYGSFDTKNRMPQSRWEWTRSASGLDVYPSPNTVLAELGSLNLEFTRMSQLTGDNKYFDAIQRITDSLESAQNNTEVPGLWPMMVDARSMRFSDPRYTVGAMADSTYEYLPKEHMLLGAQTQQYQRMYETAITPIKERLLFRPMTKDGKDILFSGNIYASSKSDTKKIDPQVEHLKCYLGGTVGIGAKIFNRSEELSVARKLTDGCIWAYDIMPSGIMPETMYVSACEDAENCPWDEGKWYQGVRSRPPKHANIAETDAAAIALIEELQLYPGVTQVADARYMLRPEAIESVFILYRITGDKKYQDDAWRMFKHIEKTTRTKYAHAAIDDVKKTRPAQMDFMESFWLAETLKYFYLIFSEPDLVSLDEYVLNTEAHPFRRPS